From the genome of Arvicola amphibius chromosome 9, mArvAmp1.2, whole genome shotgun sequence, one region includes:
- the Tjap1 gene encoding tight junction-associated protein 1: MTSAAPAKKPYRKAPPEHRELRLETPVSQLEQEEALTDAERMKLLQQENEELRRRLASATRRTEALERELEIGQDCLELELGQSREELDKFKDKFRRLQNSYTASQRTNQELEDKLHTLIKKAEMDRKTLDWEIVELTNKLLDAKNTINKLEELNERYRLDCNLAVQLLKCNKSHFRNHKFADLPCELQDMVRKHLRSGQEAASPSPSSNLAAGAVVPTSVIARVLEKPESLLLNSAQSGSAGRPLAEDVFVHVDMSGDAPGDPAPGSCSPQPNGECCSVSTAGGSPEEELPLPAFEKLSPYPTPSPPHPLYPGRKVIEFSEDKIRIPRNSPLPNCTYATRQAISLSLVEEGSERVHRSPVPSSPASALGSPHHQPSPAPSALSAPASSASSEEDLLASWQRAFVDRTPPPAAVAQRTAFGRDALPELQLHFSPSHAEAPQTSPRNETGLLLPTQPDSAFPREEEEEVLNLPVSPEEERQSLLPGNEGTGEGPSTSHIDGRVWPLPSSSRPQRSPKRMGVHHLHRKDSLTQAQEQGTLLS, encoded by the exons ATGACCAGTGCTGCCCCTGCTAAGAAACCTTACCGGAAGGCACCTCCAGAGCATCGAGAGCTGCGCCTGGAAACCCCTGTGTCCCAGCTCGAGCAAGAG GAGGCCCTGACTGACGCAGAGAGGATGAA actTTTGCAGCAGGAAAATGAAGAGCTTCGCCGGCGCTTGGCCTCAGCCACCAGACGCACCGAGGCCTTGGAGCGGGAGCTGGAAATAGGGCAAGactgcctggaactggagttaggccAGAGCCGCGAGGAACTGGACAAGTTCAAAGACAAATTCCGCAG GCTGCAGAACAGCTACACAGCTTCCCAGCGGACTAACCAGGAGCTGGAAGACAAGCTGCATACACTG ATCAAGAAGGCTGAGATGGATAGAAAGACGCTGGACTGGGAGATTGTGGAGCTGACTAACAAGCTACTGGATGCCAAGAATACCATCAATAAGCTGGAAGAGCTCAAT GAGCGATACCGGCTGGACTGCAACTTGGCTGTGCAGCTTCTCAAGTGCAACAAATCCCACTTCCGGAACCACAAATTTGCTGAT CTGCCCTGTGAGCTGCAGGACATGGTTAGGAAACATCTGCGGAGTGGTCAAGAGGCTGCCAGCCCCAGCCCTTCTTCCAACCTGGCAGCAGGGGCTGTGGTGCCTACCTCGGTCATTGCCCGGGTCTTGGAGAAACCGGAGTCTCTGCTGCTCAATTCTGCCCAGTCAGGCAGTGCTGGACGCCCCTTGGCTGaggatgtgtttgtgcatgtggacATGAGTGGGGATGCTCCAGGTGACCCAGCCCCTGGCAGCTGCTCTCCACAACCCAATGGGGAATGCTGCTCTGTGAGCACTGCAGGAGGCTCCCCAGAGGAGGAGCTGCCCCTGCCGGCCTTTGAGAAGTTGAGTCCCTACCCTACACCTTCTCCGCCACACCCATTGTATCCTGGGCGGAAGGTAATAGAGTTTTCTGAGGATAAGATTCGGATTCCACGCAACAGCCCCCTTCCCAACTGTACTTATGCCACTCGACAGGCCATCTCCCTGAGCCtggtggaggaggggagtgagcGGGTCCACCGCAGCCCAGTGCCTAgcagtcctgcctcagccctaGGCTCACCCCATCACCAGCCTAGTCCAGCCCCCTCAGCACTCAGTGCCCCAGCTAGCTCTGCCAGCTCTGAAGAGGATCTGCTGGCCAGCTGGCAGCGTGCATTTGTGGACCGCACCCCGCCTCCTGCCGCTGTGGCCCAGCGCACAGCCTTTGGACGCGACGCACTCCCGGAACTACAGCTTCATTTCTCCCCTAGCCATGCTGAGGCCCCACAGACCTCCCCACGTAATGAGACTGGACTTTTGCTACCAACacagcctgactctgcctttcccagggaagaggaagaggaagtgctGAACCTGCCTGTCAGCCCCGAGGAAGAGCGCCAGAGCCTGTTGCCTGGTAATGAGGGCACAGGGGAAGGACCTAGTACTTCCCACATTGATGGCAGGGTCTGGCCACTCCCCAGTTCCAGCCGCCCCCAGCGCAGCCCCAAGAGAATGGGAGTACACCACTTGCACCGCAAGGACAGCCTAACGCAGGCCCAGGAACAGGGCACCCTGCTCAGCTAA